One part of the Truepera radiovictrix DSM 17093 genome encodes these proteins:
- a CDS encoding DUF5693 family protein, protein MTTRGVLYLLVLLSLIPGGWLAYRRVQHEGSRTAVTLLLDEAALTEQAAYKGLDPMALAERYREAGLNGVALFEDTLHTLALKGRVALLPSTDARAAAALRGEGLALPPQSLLVAELEPGALTGALAKTAPAPETLSLAGRTWYVFPDPADGSGADRPAGPDRELLAAYHEAGWDVAYRPLNYPGLQNVGADFPPEARYLIHGGLEVAGNPEALADTVAASQSYLTGLIEGTPQAGLADVLGEVPAARVFSLAQDWLNTLPPEEAASKYVLAASERGAQLLYVRPYTTERVGEMVAATEALIRSLRAGLEARGFLVGPVEAAAYESPILLRALAALGVLAGLVLLAGLYPGLWGAFVAFGVLALGVLAAGFSWGALALVAALSFPVLGYALLPPKLWALGGATLVSLVGATLLAAVGSDRDTLLAVTPFAGVAATLVVPPALFAFHVALRARPPARWVTDFWNAPVRLGYVLLTLLGLAAFALLLLRRGNFPVLPASEAELGLRALLSEWFARPRFKELLGHPLAVLALLNARWPLWVRGLLLSAGVVAQASVVNSFSHYHTPLLVSLERTLVALALGLALGLVLTPAVRLGERLVTRWLARGGAAGTPPQTPQAHPPSQSAPRGPRRSSARG, encoded by the coding sequence GTGACGACCCGCGGCGTCCTCTACCTGCTGGTGCTGCTAAGCCTCATCCCCGGCGGCTGGCTCGCCTACCGGCGGGTGCAGCACGAGGGGAGCCGCACGGCGGTGACGCTGTTGCTCGACGAGGCCGCCCTCACCGAACAGGCGGCCTACAAGGGGCTCGACCCCATGGCGCTGGCCGAGCGCTACCGCGAGGCGGGGCTTAACGGCGTCGCGCTCTTTGAAGACACCCTGCACACGCTCGCGCTCAAGGGGCGCGTCGCCCTCCTACCGAGCACGGACGCGCGCGCCGCCGCGGCGTTGCGCGGCGAAGGGCTCGCGCTCCCCCCGCAGAGCCTGTTGGTCGCCGAGCTCGAGCCCGGCGCCTTGACGGGCGCGCTCGCCAAAACCGCCCCCGCCCCCGAGACGCTGAGCCTAGCGGGCCGCACCTGGTACGTCTTCCCCGACCCCGCCGACGGGAGCGGCGCCGACCGCCCCGCCGGGCCGGACCGCGAGCTGCTCGCGGCCTACCACGAGGCGGGTTGGGACGTCGCCTACCGCCCGCTCAACTACCCGGGGTTACAGAACGTCGGGGCCGACTTCCCACCCGAAGCGCGCTACCTCATCCACGGCGGGCTCGAGGTCGCGGGCAACCCCGAAGCGCTCGCGGACACGGTCGCCGCCTCGCAAAGCTACCTCACCGGCCTCATCGAAGGCACCCCCCAAGCCGGCCTCGCTGACGTCCTCGGCGAGGTGCCCGCCGCGCGCGTCTTTAGCCTCGCGCAGGACTGGCTCAACACCCTCCCCCCCGAGGAGGCCGCCAGCAAGTACGTGCTCGCGGCGAGCGAGCGCGGCGCGCAGCTCCTCTACGTGCGGCCCTACACCACCGAAAGGGTCGGCGAGATGGTGGCCGCCACCGAGGCGCTCATCCGGAGTCTGCGCGCGGGGCTCGAGGCGCGCGGCTTCTTGGTGGGGCCCGTCGAGGCCGCGGCGTACGAGAGCCCCATCCTCTTGCGCGCGCTCGCTGCGCTCGGCGTCCTCGCGGGGCTCGTCCTGTTGGCGGGGCTCTACCCGGGCCTCTGGGGCGCTTTCGTGGCCTTCGGCGTGCTCGCGCTCGGCGTGCTCGCCGCCGGGTTCAGCTGGGGCGCGCTGGCGCTCGTTGCCGCGCTGAGTTTTCCCGTGCTCGGTTACGCGCTCCTGCCCCCCAAGCTCTGGGCGTTGGGCGGGGCGACCTTGGTCAGCCTCGTCGGCGCGACCCTTTTGGCCGCGGTTGGCAGCGACCGCGACACCCTGCTGGCCGTGACGCCCTTCGCCGGGGTGGCGGCGACGCTGGTGGTGCCACCCGCGCTCTTCGCCTTTCACGTGGCGCTGCGCGCACGCCCCCCCGCCCGCTGGGTGACCGACTTCTGGAACGCGCCGGTGCGCCTCGGCTACGTCCTGCTCACGCTCCTTGGCTTAGCGGCCTTTGCCCTGCTCCTTTTGCGGCGCGGCAACTTCCCGGTCTTGCCCGCGAGCGAGGCCGAGCTCGGGCTGCGGGCGCTCCTCTCCGAGTGGTTCGCCCGCCCGCGCTTCAAGGAGCTTTTGGGGCACCCGCTGGCGGTGCTGGCCCTGCTCAATGCGCGCTGGCCGCTCTGGGTGCGGGGGCTGCTGCTGAGCGCCGGGGTCGTGGCGCAAGCGAGCGTCGTCAACTCGTTTAGCCACTACCACACGCCGCTTCTGGTGTCACTAGAGCGCACCCTCGTCGCGCTCGCCCTCGGGCTCGCGCTGGGGCTTGTGCTCACGCCCGCCGTGCGGCTCGGCGAACGCCTCGTGACGCGCTGGCTGGCGCGGGGGGGCGCAGCCGGAACGCCGCCCCAGACGCCACAGGCGCACCCACCCTCCCAGAGCGCACCACGGGGGCCGCGGCGCTCGAGCGCGCGGGGTTAG
- the udk gene encoding uridine kinase produces the protein MNLARSAETQTLVIGLAGGTGSGKTTVSEAVRRAAGPERVLILPQDAYYRAQSELPFAVRERTNYDEPSAFDTPLLIEQLDALLRGEAVARPVYDFARHDRAATTVHVTPRPVIVVEGILVLHDPALRERFTLRVFVDAPPDERFIRRLERDVRERGRSAQSVIEQYRRSVKPMHDLFVEPTKAHADLIIPEGGNNRVALEVLSAFVASFTERRSERATERRAGQREGAA, from the coding sequence GTGAACCTCGCCCGCTCCGCGGAGACCCAAACGCTGGTGATCGGGCTCGCCGGCGGCACCGGTTCGGGCAAGACCACCGTCTCGGAGGCCGTTAGGCGCGCCGCCGGCCCCGAGCGCGTCCTCATCTTGCCGCAAGACGCCTACTACCGCGCGCAGAGCGAGCTGCCCTTCGCGGTGCGCGAGCGCACCAACTACGACGAACCGAGCGCCTTCGACACGCCCCTACTCATCGAACAGCTCGACGCCCTCTTGCGCGGCGAAGCGGTGGCGCGGCCCGTGTACGACTTTGCCCGGCACGACCGCGCGGCGACCACGGTGCACGTCACCCCGCGCCCCGTCATCGTGGTCGAGGGCATCTTGGTGCTTCACGACCCCGCCTTGCGCGAGCGCTTTACCCTCCGCGTCTTTGTCGACGCGCCCCCCGACGAACGCTTTATCCGGCGCCTCGAGCGCGACGTGCGCGAGCGGGGCCGGAGCGCGCAGAGCGTCATCGAGCAGTACCGCCGGAGCGTCAAACCGATGCACGACCTTTTCGTCGAACCGACCAAAGCCCACGCCGACCTCATCATCCCCGAAGGGGGCAACAACCGCGTCGCGCTCGAAGTCTTAAGCGCGTTTGTCGCGAGCTTTACCGAGCGCCGCAGCGAACGCGCCACGGAACGCCGCGCGGGGCAACGCGAGGGGGCGGCGTGA
- a CDS encoding AI-2E family transporter, with translation MRGPKWASPVRVIAKEMTLGTYAKRVLIATGIVGLTVLGALLLWRLADIFLLAFIGLLFGVFLDAASSLFRRYLSLPRGWSLALTLLLFAGVFALALSLLGPTLAAQAVALFEGLPRFLQNLEAELGGTPWYDSLRALLPAPDEGADRLGQMLSQVLAQTTQLITSLTTLVFYGVFIFFVGLFLAIHPRYYQEGLVSLWPPPQRRRAREVTSKLGYTLRAWLVGQLISMLLIGTVTGVGLWVLGVPLAFVLGVIAALFEFIPNIGPVLAAVPAVLLAFAQSPLLALYVALFYLVIQQLEGNVIHPLIQRRAVDLPPVLGIIGVFALASLLGLLGALVAAPLLALLLVLVRELYLRDTLGDTRAERPARARAPR, from the coding sequence GTGCGTGGACCGAAGTGGGCCTCACCGGTGAGGGTGATCGCCAAAGAGATGACGCTAGGCACCTACGCCAAACGCGTGCTGATCGCGACCGGTATCGTCGGCCTCACCGTGCTGGGGGCGCTTTTGCTGTGGCGCCTCGCCGACATCTTCCTGCTCGCCTTTATCGGGCTCCTGTTCGGCGTGTTTCTAGACGCCGCCTCGAGCCTTTTTCGCCGCTACCTGTCGCTGCCGCGCGGTTGGTCGCTCGCGCTCACGCTGCTGCTTTTCGCCGGCGTTTTCGCCCTTGCCCTCTCGCTCTTGGGGCCTACGCTGGCCGCGCAAGCGGTAGCGCTCTTCGAGGGGCTGCCCCGGTTTTTGCAGAACCTCGAGGCGGAGCTCGGCGGAACGCCGTGGTACGACAGCCTCCGCGCGCTCCTCCCCGCACCCGACGAGGGGGCTGATCGGTTGGGGCAGATGCTGTCGCAGGTGCTGGCGCAGACGACGCAGCTCATCACCTCGCTCACCACCCTCGTCTTCTACGGCGTCTTCATCTTTTTCGTGGGGCTCTTTTTGGCCATCCATCCGCGCTACTACCAAGAGGGCCTGGTCAGCCTGTGGCCGCCGCCGCAGCGCCGCCGCGCGCGCGAGGTCACCAGCAAGCTCGGCTACACCCTGCGCGCGTGGCTCGTGGGGCAACTTATCTCGATGCTTTTAATCGGCACCGTGACGGGCGTGGGGCTCTGGGTGCTCGGCGTGCCGCTCGCCTTTGTGCTGGGCGTTATCGCCGCCCTTTTCGAGTTCATCCCCAACATCGGCCCGGTGCTAGCGGCGGTGCCGGCCGTGCTGCTGGCGTTCGCCCAGAGCCCGCTGCTTGCGCTCTACGTGGCGCTCTTCTACCTCGTCATTCAGCAGCTCGAGGGCAACGTCATCCACCCGCTGATCCAGCGGCGGGCGGTCGACCTGCCGCCGGTGCTAGGGATCATCGGCGTGTTCGCGCTCGCCAGCCTCTTGGGGCTTTTAGGCGCTCTCGTCGCCGCGCCGCTTCTGGCGCTTTTGTTGGTGCTCGTGCGCGAGCTCTACCTCCGCGACACCCTCGGCGACACCCGCGCGGAGCGACCCGCTAGGGCTCGAGCTCCAAGGTAA
- a CDS encoding CTP synthase: MKETKYIFVTGGVVSSLGKGIVTSSLGALLRARGYRVTAVKIDPYINVDAGTMRPYEHGEVFVTADGAETDLDLGTYERFLDVPMSRANNITTGQVYLRVIERERAGEYLSQTVQVIPHVTDEIKGRIREAGRAVGAEVVLVEVGGTVGDIESLPFLEAIRQLRFEVGGGNALYLHVTLLPYLGTSEEFKTKPTQHSVATLRSVGIQPDGIVLRSPSPVPEEVSRKIALFTNVEARDVFNSFDTDIIYEVPEILEQQGLGRFVERRLELEKVTPELHAWHKAVRVLRNPKRQVTIGVVGKYVAMPDAYLSLTEALKHAGIANEARLELRWVSAEALVEGDLSPLAELDGILVPGGFGVRGIEGKVRAARYARERGVPYLGICLGMQIAVIEFARNVAGLQAANSTEFDPYTPHPVIDLMPEQRGLADTGGTMRLGDWPMQVAPDTRLHELYKDRLDHRGVVFERHRHRFEVNPAYVTPLQEAGLTVSGVTPGMAGRGAGLVEAVELPEHPFFVALQSHPEFGTRPMRPSPPFRGFVGAAVRYGEARAAREAGAEADVRARA; this comes from the coding sequence ATGAAAGAGACCAAGTACATCTTCGTGACGGGTGGGGTGGTGTCGTCCTTGGGTAAGGGCATCGTCACCTCGAGCCTCGGGGCGCTCTTGCGCGCGCGCGGCTACCGCGTCACGGCCGTCAAGATCGACCCCTACATCAACGTGGACGCGGGCACCATGCGCCCGTACGAACACGGCGAGGTCTTCGTCACCGCCGACGGCGCCGAGACCGACCTCGACCTAGGCACCTACGAACGCTTTTTGGACGTGCCGATGAGCCGCGCGAACAACATCACCACCGGGCAGGTCTATTTGCGGGTCATCGAGCGCGAGCGCGCGGGTGAGTACCTGTCGCAGACCGTGCAGGTGATCCCGCACGTAACCGACGAGATCAAGGGGCGCATCCGCGAGGCGGGCCGCGCCGTGGGCGCCGAGGTGGTGCTCGTCGAGGTCGGCGGGACGGTCGGCGACATCGAGTCGCTCCCCTTTTTGGAGGCCATCCGGCAGCTGCGCTTCGAGGTGGGGGGCGGCAACGCGCTCTACCTGCACGTCACGCTCCTGCCCTACCTGGGCACCAGCGAGGAGTTCAAGACCAAACCCACCCAGCACTCGGTCGCGACCCTGCGCAGCGTCGGCATCCAACCCGACGGCATCGTGCTGCGCTCGCCGAGCCCGGTGCCCGAGGAGGTGAGCCGCAAGATCGCGCTCTTTACGAACGTCGAGGCGCGCGACGTCTTTAACTCGTTTGACACCGACATCATCTACGAGGTGCCGGAGATCCTCGAGCAGCAGGGGCTGGGCCGCTTCGTCGAGCGCCGCTTGGAGCTCGAGAAAGTCACTCCCGAGCTGCACGCCTGGCACAAGGCGGTGCGCGTTTTGCGCAACCCCAAAAGGCAGGTCACCATCGGCGTGGTCGGCAAGTACGTGGCCATGCCCGACGCCTACTTGAGCCTCACCGAGGCGCTTAAACACGCCGGCATCGCCAACGAGGCGCGGCTCGAGCTACGCTGGGTGAGCGCCGAAGCGCTCGTGGAGGGCGACCTGAGCCCCTTGGCCGAGCTCGACGGTATCCTCGTACCGGGCGGTTTCGGCGTGCGCGGCATCGAGGGCAAGGTGCGCGCGGCACGCTACGCCCGGGAGCGGGGGGTGCCCTACCTGGGGATCTGCCTGGGCATGCAGATCGCTGTCATCGAGTTTGCCCGCAACGTCGCGGGGCTGCAGGCGGCGAACTCGACCGAGTTCGACCCCTACACGCCGCACCCGGTCATCGACCTCATGCCCGAACAGCGGGGGCTCGCCGACACGGGCGGCACCATGCGCCTGGGCGACTGGCCCATGCAGGTGGCTCCCGACACGCGCCTCCATGAACTCTACAAAGACCGCCTGGACCACCGCGGCGTGGTGTTCGAGCGCCACCGCCACCGCTTCGAGGTCAACCCGGCGTACGTGACACCCCTGCAGGAGGCGGGGCTCACGGTCTCCGGCGTGACCCCGGGGATGGCGGGGCGCGGCGCGGGGCTCGTCGAGGCCGTCGAGCTCCCCGAGCACCCCTTTTTCGTCGCTCTGCAGTCGCACCCCGAGTTCGGCACGCGGCCGATGCGCCCCTCGCCGCCCTTTCGCGGCTTCGTGGGGGCGGCGGTGCGCTACGGGGAGGCGCGCGCGGCCCGTGAGGCCGGCGCCGAGGCGGACGTCCGTGCGCGGGCCTAG
- a CDS encoding aspartate aminotransferase family protein — protein MTTTASKTQDLRERQQRFLIPSLSNMLYYGDEPLAVERAKDQYVWDIEGRRYLDFFGGILTISVGHCNDEVVEATYAQMKRLGHTSTLYLNEVTLNVAEKIAEITPGRLQKCFFTNSGTEADEMAILAARVYTGNTDIIALRHAYSGRSSAMMSMTAHANWRLGGVYDGTIKHVRSPNMYRRPEGMSEEAYLDFLVADFEDFLATCTDGRIAAFIAEPIQGVGGFVVLPKDYFKRILPLVKAAGGVLIVDEVQTGWGRTGRYWCGIEHWGVEPDIMTFAKGIANGAPVGCTIMTPEVAEAMSGLTLSTYGGNPVSMAQAYATISYIEKHRLWENAEVQGGALRAFMEEQAERYDFIGDVRGMGLMQAFEMVQPGTKTPDPERANALVAAARKRGLLIGKGGRYGNVSRVAPHLNVSSEDVATGCELLGAALADIA, from the coding sequence ATGACGACCACCGCCAGCAAGACCCAGGACCTGCGGGAGCGGCAGCAGCGGTTTTTAATCCCTAGTTTGAGCAACATGCTCTACTACGGCGACGAACCCCTAGCGGTCGAGCGCGCGAAAGACCAGTACGTCTGGGACATCGAGGGCCGGCGCTACCTGGACTTTTTCGGGGGGATCCTCACGATCTCCGTGGGGCACTGCAACGACGAGGTCGTCGAGGCGACCTACGCGCAGATGAAGCGCCTAGGCCACACCAGCACCCTCTACCTCAACGAGGTCACCCTCAACGTCGCCGAGAAGATCGCCGAGATCACCCCCGGTCGGTTGCAGAAGTGCTTTTTCACCAACTCGGGCACCGAAGCCGACGAGATGGCCATCCTCGCCGCCCGCGTCTACACCGGCAACACCGATATCATCGCCCTGCGCCACGCCTATTCGGGACGCAGCAGCGCGATGATGTCGATGACCGCGCACGCCAACTGGCGGCTCGGCGGGGTGTACGACGGCACCATCAAACACGTCAGGAGCCCCAACATGTACCGCCGCCCCGAGGGGATGAGCGAGGAGGCGTACCTGGACTTTTTGGTCGCCGACTTTGAGGACTTCTTGGCGACCTGCACGGACGGTCGCATCGCCGCCTTTATCGCCGAACCGATCCAAGGGGTGGGCGGTTTCGTGGTGCTGCCCAAAGACTACTTTAAACGCATCTTGCCGCTCGTGAAAGCCGCGGGTGGCGTGCTTATCGTCGACGAGGTGCAGACCGGCTGGGGCCGGACGGGACGCTACTGGTGCGGGATCGAACACTGGGGGGTTGAGCCCGACATCATGACGTTCGCCAAGGGGATCGCCAACGGCGCGCCGGTCGGCTGCACGATCATGACGCCGGAGGTGGCCGAAGCGATGAGCGGCCTTACGCTCTCGACCTACGGTGGCAACCCCGTGTCGATGGCGCAAGCCTATGCGACGATCAGCTACATCGAAAAACACCGCTTGTGGGAAAACGCCGAAGTGCAAGGGGGCGCCCTGCGTGCCTTTATGGAGGAGCAGGCTGAGCGCTACGACTTTATCGGTGACGTGCGCGGTATGGGGCTTATGCAAGCGTTTGAGATGGTGCAGCCGGGGACGAAGACGCCGGACCCGGAACGGGCGAACGCGCTCGTCGCTGCCGCGCGCAAACGGGGGCTGCTGATCGGCAAAGGGGGGCGCTACGGCAACGTGAGCCGCGTCGCTCCGCACCTCAACGTTTCGTCCGAAGACGTCGCGACCGGGTGTGAGCTGCTGGGCGCCGCGCTCGCCGACATCGCGTAG
- a CDS encoding Crp/Fnr family transcriptional regulator, with product MLSISEHIAPQNCDTPEVVPSTLAHPTRTLEPGGILYEAGREASSLYIVNSGVLKAVVPTSLGRDRIADLHGPGDVLGLAAIDGSTHAETIQAVHDACLTPLDPQQAMNDRRLRDYILRSMARQLRRSREAIDDAELPVGARVTRAFLRLTERFGQASDSGEGVKLPLALTHEDLASLTGSSRVTITRILGELRQEGALSGTRGVYLANPKVLEAATDHYVMQVI from the coding sequence ATGCTAAGCATCTCCGAACACATCGCGCCGCAAAACTGCGACACCCCCGAGGTCGTGCCGAGCACCCTCGCGCACCCCACGCGGACGCTCGAGCCGGGCGGCATCCTCTATGAGGCGGGCCGCGAGGCGAGCTCACTCTACATCGTCAATAGCGGCGTGCTCAAAGCCGTCGTGCCGACCTCGCTGGGGCGCGACCGCATCGCCGACCTGCACGGCCCCGGCGATGTCTTAGGGCTTGCTGCTATCGACGGTAGCACCCACGCCGAGACCATCCAAGCCGTCCACGACGCCTGCTTAACGCCGCTCGACCCGCAGCAGGCGATGAACGACCGGCGCTTGCGCGACTACATCCTGCGGAGCATGGCGCGGCAGCTGCGCCGCAGCCGCGAAGCCATCGACGACGCCGAGCTGCCCGTCGGCGCCCGCGTCACCCGCGCTTTCCTGCGCCTGACCGAGCGCTTCGGCCAAGCCTCGGACAGCGGCGAGGGCGTCAAGCTCCCCCTCGCTCTTACCCACGAAGACCTCGCCTCACTCACGGGCTCCTCGCGCGTGACCATCACCCGCATCTTGGGCGAGCTGCGCCAAGAGGGCGCGCTCTCGGGCACCCGCGGCGTCTACCTTGCCAACCCCAAAGTCCTCGAGGCGGCCACCGACCACTACGTGATGCAGGTCATCTGA
- the csaB gene encoding polysaccharide pyruvyl transferase CsaB, producing MRVLLSGYYGFGNVGDEAILSGLSAGLKARGFEVTALSGAPRATEALHGVRAAHRVRALLPALLQHDALISGGGGLLQDRTSARSLRYYLGVLALARRLGKRAVVYGQSVGPLSPAGQRAVASTLRGLPVAVRDEASRELLYTLGVPAALTADAALLLPRPRVTPGGDAPVLLIPRGGFPEATATLVALGKRLAAAGLRVAAMSVQAAEDDAPVRALAAHVSGLEPLRADTVTAALAHVARSRAVVSVRLHGLVFAALAERPFYALAYDPKVTAFMQEVGTRAYPLRADTAQLFDDVLRGARPPACAPLRRRAAAGLDWLEAQLKRP from the coding sequence ATCCGCGTCCTTTTAAGCGGCTACTACGGCTTCGGCAACGTGGGCGACGAAGCCATCCTCAGCGGCCTCAGCGCGGGGCTTAAGGCGCGCGGCTTCGAGGTCACGGCGCTGTCGGGGGCGCCGCGCGCGACGGAGGCGCTGCACGGGGTGCGCGCCGCACACCGCGTGCGCGCCCTTCTCCCCGCCCTGCTGCAGCACGACGCCCTCATCTCGGGGGGCGGGGGGTTGCTGCAAGACCGCACGAGCGCGCGCAGCCTGCGCTACTACCTCGGGGTGCTCGCGCTCGCGCGCCGGCTCGGCAAACGGGCGGTCGTCTACGGACAATCGGTGGGCCCACTCAGCCCGGCGGGTCAGCGCGCCGTCGCGAGCACCCTGCGGGGGCTCCCGGTCGCGGTGCGCGACGAGGCCTCGAGGGAGCTGCTGTACACCCTCGGCGTCCCCGCCGCCCTCACCGCCGACGCCGCGCTCCTCCTCCCGCGCCCTCGCGTGACCCCTGGCGGCGACGCCCCCGTCCTCCTCATCCCGCGCGGCGGTTTCCCCGAAGCGACCGCGACGCTCGTCGCGCTCGGCAAGCGCCTCGCCGCCGCTGGTCTGCGCGTCGCGGCGATGAGCGTTCAGGCCGCCGAAGACGACGCCCCCGTACGGGCGCTCGCGGCGCATGTGAGTGGCCTCGAGCCCCTGCGCGCCGACACGGTCACCGCGGCGCTAGCGCACGTCGCGCGCAGCCGCGCGGTCGTCTCCGTGCGGCTGCACGGCCTCGTGTTCGCGGCGCTCGCCGAGCGGCCCTTTTACGCGCTCGCCTACGACCCCAAGGTGACGGCTTTTATGCAGGAAGTGGGGACGCGCGCCTACCCCTTGCGCGCCGACACGGCGCAGCTCTTTGACGACGTGCTGCGCGGCGCGCGGCCGCCGGCGTGCGCGCCCTTGCGGCGCCGCGCCGCAGCCGGTTTGGACTGGCTCGAGGCGCAGCTGAAACGACCCTAA
- a CDS encoding tetratricopeptide repeat protein: protein MSAPLRPLYRSLLLAALGWGAWAAASAPTLQGELSALRELLAEGYYALAAQVEGPRVVAAFPESLEARLLYARALLLVGNPDAAGEVLSALGSAPQAPDALHLSALVRAAQGDTEGAAELLRAAFETSPSYDVAMDWGQVAWQGGHFEEAERAYRAAMTTPKGRHEPWPTLNIARLQLMQGRFEEAVESLNTTLDILEDDTALLPSPAYIEAFYRLGEAHEALGDLEGAVSHYQAARSVDPDFAPAREALRRLGSP from the coding sequence GTGTCCGCCCCGCTCCGCCCCCTTTACCGCTCCCTGCTCCTCGCCGCGCTCGGGTGGGGCGCCTGGGCCGCCGCATCGGCACCTACCCTGCAGGGGGAGCTGAGCGCCCTTCGCGAACTCCTCGCCGAGGGCTACTACGCGCTCGCCGCCCAGGTCGAGGGGCCGCGGGTCGTCGCGGCCTTTCCGGAGAGCCTCGAGGCGCGCCTCCTCTACGCGCGCGCGCTTCTGCTCGTCGGCAACCCCGACGCGGCGGGCGAGGTGCTAAGCGCCCTGGGCTCCGCCCCGCAAGCGCCCGACGCGTTGCACCTCAGCGCCCTCGTGCGCGCCGCTCAGGGCGACACCGAGGGCGCGGCCGAACTCCTGCGCGCAGCTTTTGAAACCTCCCCCAGCTACGACGTCGCGATGGACTGGGGGCAGGTGGCGTGGCAGGGTGGACACTTCGAGGAGGCCGAGCGCGCCTACCGCGCCGCGATGACGACCCCCAAGGGGCGGCACGAGCCCTGGCCGACGCTCAACATTGCCCGGCTGCAACTCATGCAAGGCCGCTTCGAGGAGGCCGTCGAGAGCCTCAACACGACCCTGGACATCCTCGAGGACGACACCGCCCTCCTCCCTTCCCCCGCCTACATCGAGGCGTTTTACCGCCTCGGCGAAGCGCACGAGGCGCTCGGCGACCTCGAGGGGGCGGTCTCGCACTATCAGGCCGCGCGCAGCGTCGACCCGGACTTCGCCCCCGCCAGGGAGGCGCTGCGCCGACTGGGGAGCCCATGA